The following proteins are encoded in a genomic region of Methanomassiliicoccales archaeon:
- the hyfB gene encoding hydrogenase 4 subunit B, with product MDADLFFFLLIATGMAGALLAVVLRHQDRTCASASFGAAALSALFGTIVSILVLTGSPMSLQLPFDTPFGHFGFTLDRLSAFFLLVISVVSFAVSIYSIGYSKEYDGKYSIGLLGFLFNLFLLSMTFVISASNAIFFLIVWEAMSLTSYLLVVYENRKDGIASSGLLYVVMTHLGTALIMIALIMMGLYTQDHSFDFSSYSGVGALMPSALKSTLFVLLFIGFGTKAGIIPLHVWLPYAHPAAPSNVSALMSGVMVKTAIFMMIRTFFDFLGVTDTWWGLLVLLAASISALLGVMYALMETDIKRVLAYSTVENVGIILIGLGAAMVFQSYNLSLLAGLALIATLLHVMNHALFKGALFMGAGSILFATHTRDMEKLGGLAKRMKWTGIIFFIGALSIAAIPPFNGFVSEWLIFQSLLQSFQIADVTVKILLPVAIAVLALTGALAAVCFVRLFGITFLAKPRSEHAEHAKEVPRTMLVGSGIVAFLCIATGVMSFAIIPYVDQVTTPLVGVSAASSIVNGFVISPTNDQFSTMSPFAVAILIAIMVPLVIVISNRYGGKRTTVVEDTWDCGTPLTAHNQYTGTAYSNPLVRVFSYIYRPRPEVRTESTSSPYVKKKVSYAFVVVPVFEKYLYQPVVGSMVFIARRVTRIQAGSIQAYLAYIFATLVFLLIIFR from the coding sequence TTGGACGCTGATCTGTTCTTCTTTCTACTCATAGCAACAGGTATGGCCGGTGCCTTATTGGCGGTGGTCCTGAGGCATCAGGACAGGACATGTGCCTCGGCATCGTTCGGTGCCGCTGCCCTATCGGCGCTCTTCGGGACCATCGTTTCAATCCTGGTCCTTACGGGTTCGCCGATGAGTCTGCAGTTGCCGTTCGACACTCCGTTCGGGCATTTCGGTTTCACTCTGGACCGGTTAAGCGCATTCTTCCTCCTTGTGATCTCGGTGGTTTCGTTCGCAGTATCCATCTATTCGATAGGATACTCGAAGGAATATGACGGCAAATACAGCATCGGTTTGCTGGGATTTCTCTTCAACCTATTCCTGCTGTCCATGACCTTCGTCATATCAGCGAGCAACGCCATCTTCTTCCTGATCGTGTGGGAGGCGATGTCCCTTACCTCTTACCTTCTGGTGGTGTATGAGAACCGGAAGGATGGGATCGCGTCTTCCGGTCTGCTTTATGTCGTGATGACCCACCTTGGAACGGCGCTGATCATGATCGCCCTCATCATGATGGGCCTATACACTCAAGACCATTCGTTCGATTTCTCTTCCTACTCAGGGGTCGGGGCACTGATGCCCAGTGCGCTCAAGAGCACGCTCTTCGTGCTTCTTTTCATCGGTTTCGGAACCAAGGCCGGGATAATACCGTTGCATGTGTGGCTGCCCTACGCGCACCCCGCCGCTCCGTCGAACGTTTCGGCGCTTATGTCCGGTGTGATGGTCAAGACCGCGATCTTCATGATGATCCGCACGTTCTTCGACTTCCTCGGCGTCACCGATACCTGGTGGGGCCTGCTCGTCCTGCTCGCTGCGTCGATCTCTGCCTTGCTGGGGGTGATGTACGCCTTGATGGAGACGGACATCAAACGGGTGCTAGCCTACTCCACCGTGGAGAATGTGGGCATAATCCTCATCGGTCTCGGCGCGGCAATGGTCTTCCAGTCCTACAATCTGTCCTTGCTGGCTGGATTAGCGCTCATCGCAACCCTTCTGCATGTCATGAACCATGCCTTGTTCAAAGGGGCCCTGTTCATGGGAGCAGGTTCTATCCTCTTCGCCACCCACACCAGGGACATGGAGAAGCTTGGAGGGTTGGCGAAGAGAATGAAATGGACCGGGATAATATTCTTCATCGGAGCTTTGTCCATCGCTGCCATTCCCCCGTTCAACGGGTTCGTGAGCGAGTGGTTGATATTCCAATCGCTGCTTCAGTCCTTCCAGATAGCGGACGTGACGGTCAAGATCCTGTTACCGGTGGCCATCGCCGTACTGGCGCTGACCGGCGCGTTGGCGGCGGTGTGTTTCGTCAGACTGTTCGGCATCACCTTCCTGGCAAAACCCAGGAGCGAGCACGCTGAACACGCCAAGGAGGTGCCCAGGACCATGCTGGTCGGCTCCGGGATAGTTGCCTTCCTCTGCATCGCCACCGGTGTGATGTCCTTCGCCATCATACCCTACGTGGACCAGGTGACCACTCCGCTGGTGGGAGTTTCTGCGGCCTCTTCTATAGTGAACGGTTTCGTCATCAGCCCTACCAATGACCAGTTCTCGACCATGTCGCCGTTCGCGGTGGCCATACTCATAGCCATCATGGTCCCGCTGGTCATTGTGATCTCCAATCGATACGGTGGTAAACGCACGACAGTGGTGGAAGACACCTGGGATTGTGGCACTCCGCTTACCGCCCATAATCAGTACACCGGGACCGCTTACTCAAACCCACTGGTCAGGGTCTTCAGCTACATCTACCGGCCCAGGCCTGAGGTCAGGACCGAATCTACATCCTCACCCTATGTGAAAAAGAAGGTATCCTATGCCTTCGTTGTCGTGCCAGTCTTCGAAAAATACCTGTACCAGCCGGTGGTAGGCTCGATGGTCTTCATTGCGCGCCGGGTCACGAGGATCCAAGCGGGCAGCATCCAGGCCTATCTGGCCTATATCTTCGCCACGCTGGTGTTCCTATTGATAATATTCAGGTGA